One region of Quercus lobata isolate SW786 chromosome 2, ValleyOak3.0 Primary Assembly, whole genome shotgun sequence genomic DNA includes:
- the LOC115977728 gene encoding NDR1/HIN1-like protein 6, which produces MTDRVYPSSKPIANNNNDTTTTPIPTTTTPATAATTKPQQQQPRYPYRPQPQYGNHHRRPSRRRRINCCCCCFWSILVLLALALLLAIAGSALYVLYHPQKPHFSINSLRIAKFNLTAATSDSSPSASHLNSLFNLTLTSKNPNSHIVFFYDPFTLTAFSTSSVQLANGSIPAFVSNKNNETSFRAVLTESKDLDTDSATSLRSDLKRKNGVPMKVQMDTDVKVKMGGLNSKKVGIRVTCQTIKGVAPKSKTPSVASVVDAKCKVDLRIKIWKFTF; this is translated from the coding sequence ATGACTGACAGAGTTTACCCTTCTTCCAAGCCCATcgccaacaacaacaacgacaccaccaccaccccaaTTCCCACAACCACCACACCGGCCACCGCCGCCACCACCAAACCCCAACAGCAGCAGCCCCGCTACCCGTACCGCCCACAACCCCAGTACGGGAATCACCACCGCCGCCCCAGCCGCCGCCGCAGAATCAACTGCTGTTGTTGCTGCTTTTGGTCAATTCTTGTTTTGCTCGCATTAGCTCTACTCTTAGCCATAGCTGGCTCTGCTCTCTACGTCCTCTACCACCCACAAAAGCCACACTTCTCCATCAACTCTCTCCGCATTGCCAAGTTCAACCTCACCGCCGCCACGTCGGATTCTTCCCCCTCAGCCTCCCACCTGAACTCGTTATTCAACCTCACGCTTACTTCCAAAAACCCCAACTCCCACATCGTGTTTTTCTACGACCCGTTCACTCTCACAGCCTTTTCCACCAGCTCCGTACAACTCGCTAATGGGTCTATCCCAGCTTTTGTGAGCAACAAGAACAACGAGACGAGCTTCAGAGCTGTTCTGACTGAGTCCAAGGACTTAGATACGGATTCGGCGACCTCTCTGAGATCGGATCTGAAGAGAAAAAATGGGGTGCCCATGAAGGTTCAGATGGACACCGATGTGAAGGTGAAGATGGGAGGGCTAAACAGCAAGAAGGTGGGGATTAGGGTTACGTGTCAGACTATCAAAGGGGTTGCACCGAAATCCAAGACTCCGTCGGTGGCTTCCGTAGTTGACGCCAAATGTAAGGTAGATCTTCGGATCAAGATCTGGAAATTTACCTTTtag